GTCGCACccgcccaatgatccagaaatccgaatccctgccccttgctccaatccctcagccacacatttgtcctccacctcattctattcctatactcactgtcgcatgacacaggcagtaatcccgagattactacctgtgaggtcctgcttctcaacttccttcctaactccctgtagtctcctttcaggacctcttcccttttcctacctatgtcattggtaccgatatgtaccacgacctctggttgttcctcttcccatttcaggatatcgtggacgcgatcctaacccggaccctggcacctgggaggtaaactaccatccgcgtttctttcctgtgtccacagaatcgcctgtctgaccctctaactatagagtcccctatcacttctgccatccttttcctttccctacccttctgatccacagggccagactctgtgccagaggcacggccactgtcgcttcccccaacTAGGCTGTCccccctcaacagtactcaaacaggagtacttattgtcaaggggtacagacacaggagtactctctagcctctgacttttgcctttccctctccagactgttacccacttatgtGTCGCCTGTGGCCTCGGTGTGACTCCCTGCCTCTCTCACCTCCTcaatctccctgaccagacgaaggtcatcaagctgcatctccagttccctaacgcggtccccAAGGAACTGCAGCCCGCCACATCTGGCGtggatgtggccgtccgggaagCTGGGAGACTtcaggacaccccccccccacccaccccacatctgacaccgagcacagaaaactgccctcacacacacacttcctgTATGTATTCTACAGAGATAACCGACCTCGCCTCGACCCCTTATCACataagccccgttgagccaaagccttcctactctgtctccctctaccccGTCGCCCGCTCCTCCGATGcccactctataaagctgtctttaAACTCTTTGCTGTTCAGTGGCTGACCTCTACGCGCTTGTGGAGTCGCGCCCCGATCAAACCGGTGAAGAAATAATTGtcaccttttaaactcttctcgctgttaaACATCACCGCAGATGTTAAATACAACATCTGCAGTGAAGTGTTTAAAACAACAGTATCCTGCCAAGTGAAGTTTGACGGCGTGGTAAAAGAAAACCAAAGGGACACTAATCGAAGAGACAGAATTAGATGTTTGAGAACACGCAGCGCTATGTGAAAGGGGATGTGAAAGAGGGGATTGGTTGAGAAgtctcatggcattggggggggggggggtgcgggactGTTCCCCGGTCTAGTCATCCAGgccttcaaacttctgaatcttctcCCAGAAGATGGAAGGGAGAAAAAGGGGATGACCAGGGTAACAGGTACCTTGATGATACTGTCGGCCTTCCTGATACAACACActgtggtgatgggaggaagtGACAGTGCTTGTCACTCTATCTAAGTAATCAGATACATCTTGGGGGTCAAGCACTAGAGAGTGAATGTCAGAACAACGCGCCATCCTTTGAATGGTTTGCTGAGCGAGCGGCGGCCCGGGCTGTTGGAAGGAAGTACTGTAATTCACGGCTTTCAGACTGCCCCGATCAATTCCTATGAGGCGTGAATACAAATGCTCCTCCCGGCTATCCCAGGAACGTGCGCGAAGGTCGATCACACACGAGTGCCCAGGTTGGGGCTGTGAGGAACTGCCCATCCCTGCTTATAAATATGCATTGCGACAGGAACCAACACCGGCTCAGTTAGCGGACTGCCCGGTGGTGTCTCCTTATCACTGCGGCGCTGCAATGGAAAGCCGCGGCTTCCGCGAGCCTGAACGACCGAAATGTATCAGGTTCCAGGGGTTCCGACTTCCAAAAGCCCGGAGCGCCCAGATTTCCAAAAGATGGGGTTCAGCTCTTCCGGCGAGCGAGATCGAACGGCAGCAAACAAGACTCCCGAGCAAAAGGGAGAAGGACCGTCAGCGCTCGAAGCCCGGCAACAGCAGTACCAGGCTGGACAGTCCCACAGAGAACATCTACGTGCCCCGGCCGGCCAAAACCTTCTCAGCGGAAGAAGCAAGAGCCGCCATTCGCTCGGTGCTGGAGAGCAGACTGAACGGTGCCAAGTACGAGCCCAGGGGCTCGGCGCTGGCAGCCGTGGAACTGGCCGAGTGTGTGAAGAAGGCGGTGAAAGCCTTGGGTTACGAGAGGTACAAGATCGTCTGCTACCTGGTGCTTGGGGCGACACGAACTTCCGGCCTATCCTGCTCCAGCAGGGCCGTCTGGAGTCCAGCCGTGGACACATACGCAGAATTCTGCTTCCAGAACGATTCGCTCTTCGCACTCTGTCTGGTGTTTGCTTTGTACCACGAATAATATTCCACCAACTCCTGGCTCCATTGAAATGGTAGGGAAGAAAATCATACACCCGAATCCTGAAAAAAGGAACTTTTATGGACTTATTCATTCCACTTTCCCATGGTCGCTGACAAGCTTGTAAAATTTAACAGCGAGAGACGCGTGTTTGAATAGACACAAAGGGACTGTCATAGAAGCTAAAGACTGAATAGAAGGAGTGAAGCCCCCAGCAACCCGGGGCGTTATCAAAGTCAactcgagtttattgtcatagggACAAGAACAGGtatgcacaagtgtaaagaaaaGTTTACTTGCAACACCATCAGGCACATAGCTTCAGATAAGCAGAAGTCACAAGAAAGCCGTAGATTATACACTACttttgccggggggggggggaacacgaAAGAAACTTCCAGTTAAGTGCAAAATGATCAGGGTGGTGTTAGTGTTATTAAACTAGCGGTGGTTAGTGTTTTCCTGGTTGTttcaagaaccgaatggttgaGGCGATGTTGTCATTCTTGAGGCTGCTGGGCTTCAGGTTTCCGCGCCCCCAGACCGACGGTAAAAGGTATCGAGACCCATTGGGAGGGGTCTTTAACGATAAATGTTGCTGCTTAAGGCATCGCCTACTTGTTGATGcaccggggtggggtgggggagtggtgtgCCCATGAAGCCGCTGCTCTCTGTATCTTCTTGACATTAACACGCATTCAAATGAccgtgatgcaacctgtcaggataGGTTAAATAGTGCATCTGCAGAAGTTTATCTGGGGCTCAGAAATAAATCATAGTCACATGTTGCAtttattatttgcataatttaaGCGCTTTTTTTACATTGAAGAGCTAAATTCATCCCAATATCTCACTTCCTTTCAAGATTTACTTACAAACAAAACAATTTCAAAAGCCCTCAGTAGCACTTGCCAGCCTTGGTTTATATATAGTTTTGGTAGGTTGTATTGTATTCCATtagtttcctgtaaatgtctcCACGAAATTGAATCTCAatattgtaaatggtgacatgtactttgttaataaatttactttgactgaaCAAGTCTGCTTTTGATTGCCAACACTGTGTTCAGCGTCCATGTGAATCGCGTGAGCGGTCGTTGCTGTTTGGTTTGCAATCCACACGATTTCTTCAGATTTGCCCAACTCCACAGTCCCCCATCTCCGAACGGGTTTTtgcccagaggaatgttgttgcTTAGAAAGTAGCTACTGCCCCAAACCTCTTGCCGTCAACTGGTGAGGAAAAGCAGACACCACTCGCAGTTTCATTGTCAAAAACGTCTGACATCTCCCCATGATTAAATCGGGAATTGCTGGGCGGCGTGACTCAAGATAcagcgctgtatctcaataattaaaACAAAACTCCTGAACTTTTAAACAGGATAATTAATTAACGTTGCTTTGTCTCGAACCTGCTTCGTCATATGTTACGGTGAGAATTCTCACATTAACAGCCAATTAAgcgattattttgtttttttgttcACTGATTATGGTGTATTTTATCTTTGTCGTGTGTTCCTGTTTCGTCCTTCCACCAGGCATGTTGAAAGAAAGGACATAATAGTTAATTTGGGTCTTCCTAACCCAACCTCTTATATATcttatttctttaaaaaattcaTATGCTGCGCGTTGACAGGTGAATGGACAAAAAATGTTTACAGACATGGGCCGAATGAAGGCAAATTGGATAAACATCTTGCTTTGCATGGACGGGTTGAGCTGAAAGCCCTGGTTCCGCGCTATGTGATTCTATGACACTATGACTGATGTTGTTAGTTTTAATGAATAGTTTTTATTTAAAGAAGCTCTCATTATCAGGTTAATTACTGTAATACTGGCGTTTGTTAACTACAGAATTGACTTACATAGTACATAGAAACTTACATCACATTACAGGTcgttcggcccacgatgttgtgc
The nucleotide sequence above comes from Hypanus sabinus isolate sHypSab1 chromosome 11, sHypSab1.hap1, whole genome shotgun sequence. Encoded proteins:
- the LOC132401603 gene encoding dynein light chain Tctex-type 5-A, whose amino-acid sequence is MRREYKCSSRLSQERARRSITHECPGWGCEELPIPAYKYALRQEPTPAQLADCPVVSPYHCGAAMESRGFREPERPKCIRFQGFRLPKARSAQISKRWGSALPASEIERQQTRLPSKREKDRQRSKPGNSSTRLDSPTENIYVPRPAKTFSAEEARAAIRSVLESRLNGAKYEPRGSALAAVELAECVKKAVKALGYERYKIVCYLVLGATRTSGLSCSSRAVWSPAVDTYAEFCFQNDSLFALCLVFALYHE